The sequence below is a genomic window from Pleurocapsa sp. PCC 7327.
CGAAACGCGCAAACTTCAATCTGATATTCGAGCGCCCTATCAATTTCGCCTATTCCATCTTGCGAGCTGGCAATGGTATCAAGTTTTGGCATTACTGCTGAGCGATGTGTTAGCGCTAGCAGGTGCTTGGCAGGTTGCCAGATATCTCAATCACTTTTATTCTCCTCTTCCTCCTCAGTTAGTTTGGTGGGTTTGGTTGGGAATGCCGAGTTTGTTTTGGATCTTTGCCGCCATCACGCTAATATTCTTTGCCTACGGGAGATTGTATAGCACTTCCAACCAAAGTCACAACTATGTACGGACAGCTCAGTTAGTCAGCGTCGTCTATCTCTTATCTCTGGTTATTTGTTATTTCTACGATCCCAAACTCGACCCGCCGCGATCGCTCTTTTTTACTGCTTGGATCGGCAGCGTCGTTATGGTAATGGGGTTTCGGCTGTTTATTACCCTTATCTTCGGTCAATTTGTCCAGAAACAGCCGCAGGTATCTGTCTTTCTCATTGCTCCCGCAGGACGGTTAAAGAAATTAGCGCAAATTTTAAAACATCGCTCCCGCTATCAGGTCATCGGTGCGGCACTCGCCTCGACAGCAAATACTTCTGCTACGCTTCAGGCAATTTTGCGATCGGGTGCAGCAGAGGTTCTGGCGGCAGATATCCCCCAGACAGAACTCGCCTCAACCCTCTACTGGAACTTGCGGCGTGCTGGCATCGCCTTAAGATTGCTTCCGTCGAGCCGAGAAATCCTCTACCGTCGGGGAGTACCGGAAATATTTGCCGGATTGCCGACGCTGCGAGTAGAAACGCCCTTGCTAATTGGCTGGGATTACCGACTCAAGCGCTGGCTGGATATTATTGGTGCTTTCTTTGGGGTAATTTTTTTGTCTCCTTTATTAATAGCAGTCGCGATCGCGATTAAACTCTCTTCGCCCGGACCCGTCTTTTTCTGTCAAGAACGCATCGGGTTGTACGGCAAAGTCTTTCAGATGTGGAAA
It includes:
- a CDS encoding sugar transferase gives rise to the protein MAKLPGETRKLQSDIRAPYQFRLFHLASWQWYQVLALLLSDVLALAGAWQVARYLNHFYSPLPPQLVWWVWLGMPSLFWIFAAITLIFFAYGRLYSTSNQSHNYVRTAQLVSVVYLLSLVICYFYDPKLDPPRSLFFTAWIGSVVMVMGFRLFITLIFGQFVQKQPQVSVFLIAPAGRLKKLAQILKHRSRYQVIGAALASTANTSATLQAILRSGAAEVLAADIPQTELASTLYWNLRRAGIALRLLPSSREILYRRGVPEIFAGLPTLRVETPLLIGWDYRLKRWLDIIGAFFGVIFLSPLLIAVAIAIKLSSPGPVFFCQERIGLYGKVFQMWKFRTMVVNAAELQAFLEAQNQIQDGVMFKLRNDPRITPIGRFLRRTSIDELPQLFNVLLGQMSLVGPRPLPVRDVERFEQWHHIRHRVLPGVTGLWQISGRSDIEDFNDAARLDLYYIDNWSLNLDLDILVETIRVVLFGKGAY